A genomic window from Salirhabdus salicampi includes:
- the perR gene encoding peroxide-responsive transcriptional repressor PerR produces the protein MTVSEGRLKQALTTLRESGVRITPQRHAVLEYLIHSMNHPTADDIYKALEGKFPNMSVATVYNNLRVFREIGLVRELTYGDSSSRFDCNTSEHYHIICETCGKIVDFHYPSLDEVESLAEQVTGFEVSHHRMEVYGTCKQCQQSTH, from the coding sequence ATGACGGTGTCAGAAGGTCGGTTAAAACAAGCGTTGACTACATTAAGAGAATCTGGTGTACGTATCACACCACAACGTCATGCGGTACTAGAATATTTAATTCATTCGATGAACCACCCTACAGCTGATGATATATACAAAGCACTTGAAGGAAAATTCCCGAACATGAGTGTAGCAACGGTCTATAACAATTTACGTGTATTCCGTGAAATTGGTCTCGTCCGTGAGCTAACGTACGGTGATTCATCAAGCCGGTTTGATTGCAATACATCAGAGCACTACCATATTATTTGTGAAACATGTGGGAAGATCGTTGATTTTCATTACCCGAGCTTAGATGAAGTAGAATCATTGGCTGAACAAGTGACTGGGTTCGAAGTGAGTCACCATCGTATGGAAGTATACGGGACGTGCAAACAATGTCAACAAAGCACACATTAA
- a CDS encoding potassium channel family protein: protein MLYIVLLLTLVIMIKSVHDYFRKSEQARNSFSAEHFYGLMLIYITVTIGFGLIYFLLSQLGIPILTEGYLQGNSQLERLGHAIYFSGVTLLTVGYGDITPLGIGKWIALAEALMGYILPAAFVVHAFYLQSRQNEAGDERKTYRNYDY, encoded by the coding sequence GTGCTCTACATCGTGTTATTGTTAACTCTCGTTATTATGATAAAAAGTGTACATGATTACTTCCGTAAAAGTGAACAAGCCCGTAACAGTTTTTCCGCTGAGCATTTTTATGGGTTAATGCTCATTTATATTACGGTGACGATTGGCTTTGGTTTAATATATTTTTTACTATCCCAATTAGGAATACCGATCCTAACTGAAGGATATTTACAAGGGAATTCCCAGTTGGAACGGTTAGGACATGCCATTTATTTCAGTGGGGTAACCCTTCTTACGGTAGGGTATGGGGACATTACCCCGCTTGGTATAGGGAAGTGGATTGCCTTAGCAGAAGCATTAATGGGCTATATTTTACCAGCAGCCTTCGTTGTTCATGCTTTTTATCTTCAATCTCGTCAGAATGAAGCAGGGGATGAGAGGAAGACATATCGCAACTACGATTACTAA
- the trpA gene encoding tryptophan synthase subunit alpha, whose amino-acid sequence MSKQVLEQAFQQVEAAGEKAFVPYIMAGDGGLDSLLEKLQFLQESGATVVELGIPFSDPVADGPTIQDAGIRALKNGTTLRDVLQFLKDNKDNITVPIVLMTYLNPVYKYGIAAFAQDAKEAGVSGLIMPDLPIEQVDLVQAAVKENELALIQLVTLTSPVERIQKIAEQSEGFLYAVTIKGTTGARSQFHNNLEAHLNKIKQFSSVPVLAGFGISTPDHVKELGSKCDGVIVGSKIIDLWEKGQQAEIAALIQAAKEA is encoded by the coding sequence ATGAGTAAACAAGTATTAGAGCAGGCATTCCAACAAGTAGAAGCTGCCGGGGAAAAGGCGTTTGTCCCATACATTATGGCAGGTGACGGTGGTTTAGATTCATTATTAGAAAAGCTGCAATTCCTACAAGAAAGTGGAGCAACCGTTGTCGAACTAGGGATTCCATTCTCAGACCCTGTCGCAGACGGACCGACGATTCAAGATGCAGGCATCCGTGCATTGAAAAACGGAACGACATTACGAGATGTTCTACAGTTCCTTAAAGACAATAAAGACAACATTACGGTACCGATTGTATTAATGACTTATTTAAACCCGGTTTATAAATACGGAATCGCTGCATTTGCCCAAGATGCAAAAGAAGCTGGTGTAAGTGGTCTTATTATGCCTGACTTACCCATTGAACAAGTTGATCTCGTGCAAGCGGCCGTTAAAGAAAACGAATTAGCTTTAATTCAGCTTGTAACATTAACAAGTCCAGTAGAGCGAATTCAAAAAATTGCGGAACAATCGGAAGGATTTCTTTATGCCGTAACGATTAAAGGTACAACAGGTGCTCGCTCCCAATTTCATAACAATTTAGAAGCCCATTTAAACAAAATTAAACAGTTCAGCTCTGTTCCAGTACTAGCAGGGTTCGGTATTTCTACACCTGATCATGTAAAAGAGCTTGGTAGTAAATGTGACGGTGTCATCGTCGGGAGTAAAATTATTGATCTATGGGAAAAAGGACAACAAGCAGAAATTGCTGCATTAATACAAGCGGCAAAAGAAGCGTAA
- a CDS encoding nucleotidyltransferase-like protein, translated as MEDLLRPIYQERASHPNTLGILIVEKQKPISPVTDNFDVILFIIVKEAKDPWFMKHYEFENKTAAMHIVDESLLNEWIKTSGYRKVFEWILNGRIVFDRNEYVESLKDKLHSFPEENRELRKVMEFAKLIRSYRECKDLFQSEHYLDAYSQVVRSLHYLARLSVIEKGFHPEVTVWRQVKSIAPEIYKLYQELIESNEPIQKRVELMLLATEFTINTRAPRCSGHLLEVMQTEKEPWTIGDLKLHPEVAPYALDLAALLEYLTEKNIVEVVPVETKGKNVYHRQYKVAQPTA; from the coding sequence ATGGAAGATTTGCTAAGACCAATTTATCAAGAGAGGGCCAGTCATCCGAATACGTTAGGGATCCTAATTGTAGAAAAACAGAAACCAATTAGCCCGGTTACCGATAATTTTGATGTCATTCTCTTCATTATTGTAAAAGAAGCGAAAGACCCATGGTTTATGAAACACTATGAATTTGAGAATAAAACAGCGGCAATGCACATTGTTGATGAATCATTGTTAAATGAGTGGATTAAGACAAGTGGTTACCGGAAAGTATTTGAATGGATATTAAATGGACGGATTGTATTCGACCGCAATGAATATGTCGAAAGCTTAAAAGACAAACTCCATTCATTCCCGGAAGAAAACCGCGAGTTACGGAAAGTCATGGAATTTGCCAAACTGATTCGTTCATACCGAGAGTGTAAAGACTTGTTTCAATCCGAGCATTATTTAGATGCGTACAGTCAAGTTGTTCGTTCTCTACATTATTTAGCGAGACTGTCTGTTATTGAGAAAGGGTTCCATCCTGAAGTGACTGTGTGGAGACAGGTGAAATCAATCGCACCAGAAATTTATAAGTTATATCAGGAACTAATAGAAAGTAATGAACCGATCCAAAAGCGGGTTGAGTTAATGTTGCTCGCGACAGAGTTTACGATTAATACACGGGCACCAAGATGTTCAGGACATTTATTAGAAGTGATGCAAACCGAAAAAGAGCCGTGGACCATTGGTGATTTAAAACTACATCCAGAGGTAGCACCATACGCACTGGACTTAGCAGCACTATTAGAATACTTAACGGAAAAGAATATCGTAGAAGTAGTTCCTGTTGAAACAAAAGGGAAAAACGTTTACCATAGACAATACAAAGTTGCACAACCGACTGCATAA
- the trpB gene encoding tryptophan synthase subunit beta, whose protein sequence is MTTYNQPDQNGQYGIYGGRYIPETLMQASIELEAAYEDALKDEEFHRHLNYYLKQYIGRENPLYFAENLTTQLKGAKIYLKREDLNHTGAHKINNTIGQALLAVRMGKNKIVAETGAGQHGVATATVCALLNLECVIFMGAEDIKRQKLNVFRMELLGAKVVGVEQGSATLKDAVNEALRYWVANVDDTHYIIGSVLGPHPFPKMVRDFQSVIGKETKEQFKEFENRLPDAVVACIGGGSNAMGMFHPFVNDKEVEMYGVEAAGSGLNTDKHAASLTKGSVGVLHGAMMYLLQDEEGQIQEAHSISAGLDYPGVGPEHSYLKEIDRVKYTSITDDEALEGFQLLCRTEGIIPALESSHAIAYAAKLAKEMSPDKSIVVCLSGRGDKDVETIKAALGGNGDE, encoded by the coding sequence ATGACGACGTACAACCAACCAGATCAAAATGGTCAGTATGGTATTTATGGAGGCCGATACATTCCCGAAACGTTAATGCAGGCGTCAATTGAATTAGAAGCAGCTTATGAAGATGCGTTAAAGGACGAAGAGTTCCATCGTCATCTGAACTACTATTTAAAACAGTACATTGGCCGGGAAAACCCGTTATACTTTGCGGAAAACTTAACAACTCAATTAAAGGGTGCGAAAATTTACTTGAAACGTGAAGATTTGAACCATACAGGTGCCCATAAAATCAATAACACAATCGGGCAAGCTTTATTAGCTGTACGCATGGGGAAAAACAAAATCGTTGCTGAAACAGGTGCAGGTCAGCACGGTGTGGCGACAGCTACAGTATGTGCATTACTTAATTTAGAATGTGTCATCTTCATGGGTGCTGAAGACATTAAACGTCAAAAGCTTAACGTATTCCGTATGGAGTTACTTGGGGCAAAAGTAGTCGGTGTTGAACAAGGAAGTGCGACGTTAAAAGACGCGGTAAATGAAGCGTTACGCTACTGGGTTGCAAATGTAGACGACACTCACTACATTATCGGATCTGTTCTTGGGCCACATCCCTTCCCGAAAATGGTGCGTGACTTCCAAAGTGTGATTGGAAAAGAAACGAAAGAACAATTTAAAGAATTCGAAAACCGTTTACCTGATGCTGTTGTTGCTTGTATCGGTGGCGGTAGTAATGCGATGGGAATGTTCCATCCGTTCGTAAACGATAAAGAGGTAGAAATGTACGGTGTTGAAGCAGCAGGTTCCGGATTGAACACAGATAAGCATGCAGCATCATTAACGAAAGGTTCTGTTGGCGTCTTGCATGGCGCAATGATGTACTTGCTCCAAGATGAAGAGGGACAAATTCAAGAAGCACATTCGATTTCAGCAGGTCTCGACTATCCTGGTGTAGGACCAGAACATAGCTACTTAAAAGAAATTGACCGGGTAAAATATACGTCCATTACCGACGATGAGGCATTAGAAGGGTTTCAATTGTTATGCCGTACGGAAGGGATTATTCCGGCATTAGAAAGCTCCCATGCCATTGCCTATGCAGCGAAGCTGGCAAAAGAAATGTCACCAGATAAATCCATCGTTGTTTGTTTATCTGGTCGTGGCGATAAAGATGTTGAAACGATTAAAGCTGCATTAGGAGGTAACGGGGATGAGTAA
- a CDS encoding phosphoribosylanthranilate isomerase, translating into MKVKICGIQDEATAKATVEAGADFIGFVFAESKRKITVERAKQIAEHIPSSVMKVGVFVNPSIEELEDTIREVGLDYAQLHGDESPEFCQLASVPVIKSFPIKEEKDVETAANYNVDYYLFDSPGGKYRGGSGLTFNWQMVKEVDIVKEKVIVAGGLKPENVEAAIEEVEPAIVDVSSGVETDGVKDIAKIETFIKRAKKEESAK; encoded by the coding sequence ATGAAAGTAAAAATATGCGGTATTCAAGATGAAGCAACCGCGAAAGCGACAGTAGAAGCAGGGGCAGACTTCATTGGTTTTGTTTTCGCAGAAAGTAAACGGAAAATCACCGTCGAACGAGCGAAGCAAATAGCCGAGCATATCCCATCTTCTGTGATGAAGGTTGGGGTGTTCGTCAATCCGTCAATTGAAGAGCTGGAAGATACGATTCGAGAAGTAGGGTTAGATTATGCACAGCTTCACGGGGATGAGAGCCCAGAGTTTTGTCAGCTAGCATCTGTTCCTGTGATTAAATCCTTTCCAATTAAAGAGGAAAAAGACGTCGAAACAGCGGCGAACTATAATGTAGATTACTATTTATTCGATAGTCCAGGTGGTAAGTATCGCGGTGGAAGCGGTTTGACCTTCAATTGGCAAATGGTAAAGGAAGTAGACATTGTAAAAGAGAAAGTCATTGTCGCAGGTGGGTTAAAGCCTGAAAACGTAGAAGCTGCCATTGAAGAAGTAGAACCTGCCATTGTCGACGTATCAAGCGGAGTCGAGACAGACGGAGTTAAGGATATTGCTAAAATCGAAACGTTTATAAAACGAGCGAAAAAAGAGGAGAGTGCAAAATGA
- the bcp gene encoding thioredoxin-dependent thiol peroxidase, which translates to MTIEVGHVAPDFELPASNAESVKLSDYRGKHVVLFFYPRDMTLGCTIEACDFRDRYESFNDVDTVILGISPDPIERHHKFIKKHNLPFLLLADEDHKVAELYHVWKLKKTFGKEYMGLERSTFVIDKEGKVAQEWRKVRVKGHVEEALTYIKEQLS; encoded by the coding sequence ATGACTATTGAAGTAGGACACGTTGCGCCAGACTTTGAACTGCCGGCTAGTAATGCTGAGTCTGTGAAGCTTTCCGATTACCGTGGAAAGCATGTTGTGCTATTTTTTTACCCGAGAGATATGACACTAGGATGTACTATTGAAGCGTGTGACTTCCGTGACCGGTACGAAAGCTTTAACGATGTTGACACCGTTATTTTAGGCATAAGTCCTGATCCAATTGAACGACATCACAAATTTATTAAGAAGCATAACCTTCCTTTTTTACTTTTAGCAGATGAGGATCATAAAGTAGCAGAACTCTATCATGTATGGAAGTTAAAAAAGACTTTCGGAAAAGAATACATGGGGCTTGAACGTTCTACATTTGTCATTGATAAAGAAGGAAAAGTGGCGCAGGAATGGCGCAAGGTTCGTGTGAAAGGCCATGTAGAAGAAGCATTAACGTACATAAAAGAACAATTGTCATAA
- a CDS encoding YgzB family protein, which yields MSNVKYKNKINKIRSFALILIFAGMILMYIGLFFKDVSWVLVPLMILGIISILLSTVIYTWIGLLSTKTINITCPTCEKPTKMLGRVDACMHCNQPLTTDQSLEGKEFDEKYNSKKYQKQSNDKTNAQESK from the coding sequence ATGAGTAATGTGAAATATAAAAACAAAATTAATAAGATACGATCATTTGCGTTAATTTTAATCTTTGCCGGAATGATCTTAATGTATATTGGGTTGTTTTTCAAAGATGTTAGTTGGGTTTTAGTTCCTCTTATGATTTTAGGTATTATTTCGATACTATTGAGTACCGTCATTTATACGTGGATTGGGTTGTTATCGACAAAGACGATTAACATCACCTGTCCAACTTGTGAGAAACCTACAAAGATGCTCGGCCGGGTTGATGCTTGTATGCACTGTAATCAACCTTTAACGACAGATCAAAGTCTTGAAGGTAAAGAATTTGATGAAAAGTACAATTCCAAAAAATATCAAAAGCAATCTAACGATAAAACAAATGCACAAGAAAGTAAATAA
- a CDS encoding D-2-hydroxyacid dehydrogenase yields the protein MLVLTSCKVKSKIREHVTKSYPNIRFQFCPNIDEAESYLPEAEVLITYGEDLTNKHIEQAKQLKWIMVISAGLDQMPFEAIEEKGILVTNARGIHSIPMAEYAIAMLLQVCRQSKQLIAHEQQHIWDRKVQMTEISGKTMLVLGTGAIGQEAARLGKAFRMKTIGISKSGKRTPHFDEVGTSKDILSYLPEADFVIGVLPSTPETYKWIGKEHFETMKEDAVFLNMGRGTTVDEEALLQALQQKKIHHAVLDVFEQEPLDGDHPFWDMDNVTVTPHLSGISPQYQPRAFDIFKDNLNTYIKGETDFINIVDPKRGY from the coding sequence ATGTTAGTGTTAACATCATGTAAAGTAAAAAGCAAGATTCGAGAACATGTAACGAAATCCTATCCGAACATTCGCTTTCAATTTTGTCCGAACATTGATGAGGCAGAAAGCTATTTACCTGAAGCGGAAGTGTTAATTACATATGGAGAAGATTTAACGAATAAGCATATAGAACAAGCGAAGCAATTAAAGTGGATTATGGTGATTTCCGCCGGCCTTGATCAAATGCCGTTTGAAGCAATAGAGGAAAAAGGAATCCTCGTTACAAATGCCCGGGGCATCCATAGTATACCGATGGCGGAATATGCCATTGCGATGCTGTTGCAGGTATGTAGACAAAGCAAACAGTTAATCGCCCATGAACAGCAGCACATTTGGGACCGAAAAGTGCAAATGACGGAAATTAGCGGAAAAACAATGCTCGTCCTCGGAACAGGTGCGATTGGGCAGGAGGCGGCCCGCCTCGGGAAAGCGTTTCGAATGAAAACAATTGGGATTTCCAAAAGTGGAAAAAGGACCCCTCATTTCGATGAAGTAGGTACGAGTAAGGATATCCTTTCTTATTTACCTGAAGCAGACTTTGTTATCGGAGTACTACCAAGCACACCCGAAACGTATAAATGGATTGGGAAAGAACACTTCGAAACGATGAAGGAAGACGCCGTTTTTTTGAACATGGGGAGAGGAACGACAGTCGATGAAGAAGCCCTGTTACAAGCGTTACAACAGAAAAAAATTCATCATGCAGTTTTAGATGTGTTTGAACAAGAACCGTTAGATGGGGACCATCCGTTTTGGGATATGGATAATGTAACGGTCACCCCCCATTTATCTGGTATTTCACCACAATATCAACCGCGGGCATTTGACATATTTAAGGACAACTTAAATACATATATAAAAGGGGAAACAGATTTCATAAACATCGTTGATCCAAAAAGGGGGTATTAA
- the trpC gene encoding indole-3-glycerol phosphate synthase TrpC yields MNVTILNKILAEKEKEVIELKEQGTYNETPTGDRHVRSLFQSFYYSDRMNIIAEMKRASPSKGIINSDVDPVEQTEKYVRYGAGAVSVLTDTPFFKGTMEDLAKVRKVVDVPILCKDFMIDPVQINRAHHYGADVILLIVAALSKEKLKELYDYATSLGLEVLVEVHNEEELQIALDLNANIIGINNRNLKTFETSLSVTEALAKDIPNDVLFISESGFKTEEDAKRVAAVGAKGILVGETLMREGNTEEAVQRLRVSLVGEVK; encoded by the coding sequence ATGAACGTGACCATTTTAAACAAAATTCTCGCAGAAAAGGAAAAAGAAGTCATTGAACTAAAGGAACAAGGTACGTATAATGAGACGCCAACAGGTGACCGCCATGTTCGCTCATTGTTTCAATCCTTTTACTATAGTGACCGAATGAACATTATTGCGGAAATGAAAAGGGCATCACCGTCTAAGGGAATCATTAATTCTGATGTTGACCCAGTGGAACAAACAGAAAAATATGTCCGTTACGGAGCTGGGGCGGTATCCGTCTTAACGGACACCCCTTTCTTTAAAGGTACGATGGAGGACTTAGCAAAAGTACGTAAAGTAGTCGATGTTCCCATCCTTTGTAAAGATTTCATGATTGACCCTGTCCAAATTAACAGAGCTCATCATTACGGAGCAGATGTTATACTATTAATTGTTGCTGCATTATCAAAAGAAAAGCTGAAAGAGCTCTATGACTATGCAACCAGCCTCGGATTAGAAGTACTAGTAGAAGTACACAACGAAGAAGAGTTACAAATTGCACTAGATTTAAACGCGAACATTATCGGAATTAATAACCGAAACTTAAAAACCTTTGAAACTAGTTTATCTGTTACGGAAGCATTAGCGAAAGATATTCCGAACGATGTATTATTTATTAGCGAAAGTGGCTTCAAAACTGAAGAAGACGCCAAGCGGGTCGCAGCTGTCGGCGCAAAAGGGATCTTAGTAGGTGAAACTCTGATGCGAGAAGGAAACACGGAAGAAGCGGTCCAGCGATTACGCGTATCATTAGTAGGTGAAGTGAAATGA
- a CDS encoding cob(I)yrinic acid a,c-diamide adenosyltransferase, whose translation MRIYTRSGDKGTTSLIYGSRVAKNDNRVEAYGTCDEANSMIGLALSHLQHEQWEEKDAFFAIMHKVQTILFHVGAELATPAGKEVKWKLKKDHIEELESWIDKWDEVLPPLTNFILPSGHQGSAALHVARTVARRAERIAVSIEEEVPNEFVVAYLNRLSDFLFVAARYVNHVCGGEERPLLADI comes from the coding sequence ATGCGCATTTATACACGTTCAGGGGATAAAGGAACAACATCACTTATATATGGGAGTAGAGTTGCCAAAAATGATAATAGGGTAGAAGCATATGGCACCTGTGATGAAGCAAACTCCATGATAGGGTTAGCCCTTAGCCATCTACAACATGAACAGTGGGAAGAGAAAGATGCGTTTTTTGCGATTATGCATAAAGTGCAAACGATCTTATTCCATGTAGGTGCAGAGCTTGCTACCCCGGCAGGCAAAGAAGTGAAATGGAAGCTTAAAAAAGACCATATTGAAGAATTAGAAAGCTGGATCGATAAGTGGGATGAAGTTTTACCTCCTTTAACGAACTTCATTCTCCCATCAGGCCACCAAGGATCGGCAGCTTTACATGTAGCTAGGACAGTCGCAAGAAGAGCGGAACGGATTGCTGTGTCGATTGAAGAAGAAGTACCGAATGAGTTTGTAGTTGCGTACTTAAATCGTTTATCCGATTTTCTCTTCGTTGCAGCAAGGTATGTAAACCATGTATGCGGAGGAGAAGAACGCCCCCTTTTAGCAGACATATAA